Genomic window (Apis cerana isolate GH-2021 linkage group LG1, AcerK_1.0, whole genome shotgun sequence):
gttttaaataagcatgtttttacattttaataaagatatcatttttattaagaatattatattatattaccttaatattaaaatagattatgatgttaaatattaacattttaaatcaattttttaaacatatttattaaataaaatttttattaaaattttatattttttataattaattgtaaattttttttagatttaatgtataattttaatataatattatatttttcagtcaaagctttttgttttattcgagCATGCTGCTGGCTATGCCATATTTTCTGTCAGAGAATTTGAAGAAGTAGGAATGTTATTGCCTCAAGTTGAAGCATCTGTAACAGATTTGTCTCGTTTTAACTCAGTTGTGAAATTAATTGGATTTTCACCTTTTAAAACTGCTTTAACAGCTCtagaaagtataaataatatttccgaAGGAATTGCTCCAGAAGATTTACAGTTATTTTTAGACTCATGTATACCAaaatctggaaaaaaaaatgaagttgTGCTTGGAGTGGCAGATCCAAAACTTGGAGCTAATATTACtgaagtattaaatataaaatgtgatCACACTGGTGCCATTCCAGAAATTATTAGAGGAAtaagatttcattttcataatttggTAAAAGGTTTTACTGCTAAAAGTTCTGGAATTGCACAACTTGGACTTGGTCATAGTTATTCTAGAGCTAAAGTTAAATTCAATGTTAATCGTGTGGATAATATGATCATACAAAGTATAGCTCTATTAGATCAATTAGATAAAGACATTAATACGTTTAGTATGCGTATaaggtaattattttaaaaaatattaatcagtttttttatatttatagatagataaaaaattcaattatatttttagtttattaattatatgtttattatttacaggGAATGGTATAGTTATCATTTTCCAGAACTTGTAAAAATAGTTCCTGAGAATTATATGTATGCCAAAgttgcaaaattaataaaaaatagaaaagaacttacaaatgaaaaattagaagcTTTGGAAGAAATTGTTATGGACAGTGCCAAAGCTCAAGCAATTATTGATGCTTCTAAATCATCTATGGGAATGGATATCAGTCCTGTTGATCTTCTTAACATAGAAATGTTTGCAGTACGTGTTATTGCTTTAGCTGACTACAGAAAACAATTagcagaatatttaaaatctaaaatgacAGGCGTAGCACCAAATTTAGCTACATTAATAGGTGACCAAGTGGGAGCAAGATTAATAGCACATGCTGGATCTCTTACAAATTTAGCTAAATATCCTGCTTCTACTGTACAAATATTAGGGGCAGAAAAGGCTTTATTTAGAGCCTTGAAAACTAGAGGTAACACTCCAAAATATGGATTATTGTTCCATTCAAGTTTTATTGGTCGTGCGGGTACAAAAAATAAAGGTAGAATTTCAAGGTATCTTGCCAATAAATGTTCTCTTGCATCAAGAATTGATTGTTTTACTGATATACCAACTAATGTGTTTGGTGAAAAATTGCGACAACAAGTAGAAgatagattgaaattttatgaaactgGAGAAATACCTAAGAAAAACATAGATGTAATGAAAGAAGCGTTAGAAGAAGCTGCACAAGTAATAGCGAGTATGGAACAAAAATcagctaaaaagaaaaagaaaaaagataaaaaaaggaaaagtgaagttttagaaaatggaaaagaaaatggatatattgaaaatggaGTGGAAGAAGAAACTGAAGaaccaataaagaaaaagaaaaaaaagaagaagtcaaaaagtttaaatgaaaatgaatgagaatttatatattgtctttatataattatcatgctataataattgtatcaatttttcttattcataacAGTGAACATTATATGTTGAATACTTCatcttttaatatagtttCAATTATAACTCTATTAATTCatgaaatagtttatttttaatcaaatattttcattgtaaaattatgttaaaataagattgacaattagatttataatttaaaaacatatttccatatattgcatatattgacctttaaatcttcttctaaaagatgtatattattttatgaagaaacaattgtaaaatataattctttataatttaaattattgtgtacatacatagtatatattatttttccaatataatttaatttcctatttttttttatttgctttttattcttattaatataattattattattaaaattctaatgtattattataattaatataatattaaatttttttatatattttggtattaatataaaatctttattttataatgcttattattttaatttatattattttttaacttaattttttaacattatattctttaagaaaataaattatattataaaatatttttttaaaaaagaaaacatatccattgattaaacataaaaaataattaaattataaaattgaaaaaattaatataagataaattttgtaacattttatacatgttttatatttaaaatactattatatttaaaatactaaattataatttgaaggaaattggtagaatgtaaaattaaacgttGCATATATAAGGAATAGATGATactttatgttaaaaatgaaaataaaacagtTGACAATTTGTATTAACACCAGCACCAATGAGCatttaataacgataaaactGTGATGTAAGTATAAATaccagaattaataattacaattatcgcGACTAATGTAAACAATATTCAGTCGACAAGTGAGCTATTAGTTATCATTCGCACGTATGTAGTACTATAAGCGACATAATAACTGTCCTGAATTTCACCAGAggaacaataattttcattttttgtaatacatttaatacattttacataaaattgtaaGGCATATGTAAATAgccatatattttaaacgcgcgattaatattgatatgtaCCAGAATATGTACGTATTGCTTAATAGttgaatatttcttacttAAATTTTCTCTGATTATAAATGCAATGTTACAAATGTATGtatgaatatatgttaaattaatagataattgtaatttaattaatatataaataataaaagattacaaattttatatgattttatttgtaacgaACGATAACgaatactaataaaattattgagttATATTCGTAAAACGTACAATGAACAATATCAACGCGCGCAAGTagcataaaaatacatatctaaatgtatttcaataaaataatattacttttactttctattttttttaaattcagaatcaataaaattttttgaatatatatcaattttccaatatcgttatataaaaatttataaaacttatttgctaacaaaaaaatgttcatttaaCTTTCATGATCTTAATTTTCATCCAGTTTGACTTTATAAAGGCCTCTGTAATTCTAGACTGTAATCGTgcttctttatattaatatttatacggaTCAACTGACAATGATACCGCACTTAttgactatattttttatatttgtacaataatacatacatatatatgttttaatacatatatatgtaagtatagtttaatactttaaaaatatattcccaTCTACATCAAATAGTacactttatataaaatactcaaataatggaaaatgtaaagaattatttttcccttATATATACAAGATTCAGTCTCTGATACTCGCATAGAAGCCTGTAAGTTAATTCCACATCAACTTTATGAAatgatttaaacaaaatttaataaaataacaataaaatttatgattaattcataaaaaatactttcaatcacataaaataaatttttgggcACCTGttctatagatatttatatagagtACTATATAAGCaacaaattatctaaattattcgtttaaaaacatatataaatatgaatttcaacTTTGCTGcaaattctgaaatattttataaattaaattttaattatttgataaataatagaagtatatctactataattataatataattatgaaataaaaattttattatatcaattatttatgtaatatgtcATATATACTATAGTATACTATagtaaaaacaagaaatagaacaatttttttaatattctctgatgaataaatattttaatatctaaacattctataaattattctttaaaatgtatttcagTATTATGCAGCaaagatatatcaaattattgataataaacaatacataaaattaaatggatcttaatctattaattaatatctaattattaataattatcttttttttttactaatccCACAATTATCTTAAAAGATATGCATTTCATCATTATTAGTAACAAAGAATTAAGGAAatgcttatttaatttttactttctcctattttacaaaaaattgtagaatatcattatttaatcacataaatgattaaattttttatcactatataattacataaaatccttaaataatttacaatggacaataaacataatattaaatcaccATGCTGAGTGGAGCGCTTTTGAAGCGCAATAAATCCCGCTGATTTGTGCTTCTGTGCTTCTTTTTAAGATAACTTCTTGTATCCTGCATTATGCTTTCATATgtacctatttttttttcaataactactaattttatattattttcttcgtgcAAAACTAACTATAATAGGGAAGCACTTATATCATTAGTAATGTTATTGcgcctttttgttttttttatagacgAATATCAAttgtcaaataattatatttatatagaaaagtgAAACCATccttataattcaaattgtcAATGTGTAAATGCAGCTTTCTAAAGTCtgcaataattctattttctacaTTCAACCCCTGTAAaagcattttcttttcttttaagacATTGAATAACATTTAACAGAATGCCTTATATCcaatagtaaataaaagtaatatactACATTTTCTCGAATATCTATAACTCACTTTCATGCATACATTacttataatacattatatatgtaagGCATAATCTTGATTCATTCACTTTACATTatgtataaaagatttaagacAAGTCTGCCTGATTTGTTCCCACATGATTTGA
Coding sequences:
- the LOC108002106 gene encoding nucleolar protein 56, whose product is MSKLFVLFEHAAGYAIFSVREFEEVGMLLPQVEASVTDLSRFNSVVKLIGFSPFKTALTALESINNISEGIAPEDLQLFLDSCIPKSGKKNEVVLGVADPKLGANITEVLNIKCDHTGAIPEIIRGIRFHFHNLVKGFTAKSSGIAQLGLGHSYSRAKVKFNVNRVDNMIIQSIALLDQLDKDINTFSMRIREWYSYHFPELVKIVPENYMYAKVAKLIKNRKELTNEKLEALEEIVMDSAKAQAIIDASKSSMGMDISPVDLLNIEMFAVRVIALADYRKQLAEYLKSKMTGVAPNLATLIGDQVGARLIAHAGSLTNLAKYPASTVQILGAEKALFRALKTRGNTPKYGLLFHSSFIGRAGTKNKGRISRYLANKCSLASRIDCFTDIPTNVFGEKLRQQVEDRLKFYETGEIPKKNIDVMKEALEEAAQVIASMEQKSAKKKKKKDKKRKSEVLENGKENGYIENGVEEETEEPIKKKKKKKKSKSLNENE